AGCCGGTCGAAACGCCGGTCACCATCCCGTTGATGAGGGAGCGCGTGGTGCCCCACATCGTGCGGGCGGCGCGGTCCTCGCCCCGGGGGGCGACGGCCACTTCGCCGTTCTCGATCGTGACGTCGACCTTGTCGGTCAGCGGCAGGCGCAGCTCGCCGAGCTTGCCCTTCGCGACGACGACGCCGTTGTCGATGGTGAGGGTGACGCCGGAGGGCACCTTCACCGGATACTTGCCTACGCGAGACATGTTCCCCTGCCCTCCGTCAGAACACGCGGCAGAGGACCTCGCCGCCGACATTGGCGGCGCGGGCCTCGAGGTCGCTCATCACGCCACGCGGCGTGGAGAGGATGGAGATGCCGAGCCCGTTATAGAACTTCGGCAGCTCCTTGATCTTGGAGTAAACCCGGCGGCCCGGCTTGGAGACGCGGGTGATCTCCTTGATGGCGGGCTCGCCCTCGGAATACTTCAGCTCGATGTCGAGCACCTTGATGCCCGGACGGAGCTCCTCGCCGCGGAAGCCACGGATGTAGCCCTCGCGCTTCAGAACCTCGAGCACGTCGGAGCGCAGACGGGAGGCGGGGGAAACCACACGGGCCTGGCGCGCGCGCTGGCCGTTGCGGATGCGGGTGAGCATGTCACCCAGCGGATCGGAGAGCTGCATGGCCCCTTACCTTACCAAGAGGCCTTGACCAGCCCCGGGATCTGGCCGTTCGAGGCCAGCTCGCGGAGCATGTTCCGGCTCAGCTTGAACTTGCGGTAGTTCCCGCGGGGACGGCCGGTCAGCTCGCAGCGCAGGCGGATGCGGTTCTTCGCACCGTTCCGCGGCAGCTGCGCCAGCTTGATCGTCGCCTCGAAGCGGTCCTCCACCGGAAGCTCGCGGTCCATCACCACGCTCTTCAGCGCGGCGCGCTTCTCCGCATGCGCCTTCGCGAGATGCATGCGGTGCTTGTTCTTCTCGACTGCCGAAGTCTTGGCCATTCGATCAGTGTCCTCCGGAACCTGCCCGGCCGAGCGACTGCTCGGGCGGGCGGTTTTCCAAGATCAATTGATGAAGGGAAGCTGGAAGCCCTTGAGCAGGGCCTTGGCTTCCTTGTCCGTCTTCGCCGTGGTGACGAAGACGATGTCCATGCCGCGGATCGCATCGACCTTGTCGTAGGCGATCTCCGGGAAGATGATCTGCTCCTTCAGGCCGAAGGCGTAATTGCCACGGCCGTCGAAGCCCTTGCCGGAGATGCCGCGGAAGTCGCGAACGCGCGGCAGCGCGATCGTG
This genomic window from Pararoseomonas sp. SCSIO 73927 contains:
- the rpsH gene encoding 30S ribosomal protein S8 codes for the protein MQLSDPLGDMLTRIRNGQRARQARVVSPASRLRSDVLEVLKREGYIRGFRGEELRPGIKVLDIELKYSEGEPAIKEITRVSKPGRRVYSKIKELPKFYNGLGISILSTPRGVMSDLEARAANVGGEVLCRVF
- the rpsN gene encoding 30S ribosomal protein S14; its protein translation is MAKTSAVEKNKHRMHLAKAHAEKRAALKSVVMDRELPVEDRFEATIKLAQLPRNGAKNRIRLRCELTGRPRGNYRKFKLSRNMLRELASNGQIPGLVKASW